Proteins encoded by one window of Drosophila melanogaster chromosome X:
- the y gene encoding yellow (non-AUG (CUG) translation initiation, insertional mutation), whose translation MFQDKGWILVTLITLVTPSWAAYKLQERYSWSQLDFAFPNTRLKDQALASGDYIPQNALPVGVEHFGNRLFVTVPRWRDGIPATLTYINMDRSLTGSPELIPYPDWRSNTAGDCANSITTAYRIKVDECGRLWVLDTGTVGIGNTTTNPCPYAVNVFDLTTDTRIRRYELPGVDTNPNTFIANIAVDIGKNCDDAYAYFADELGYGLIAYSWELNKSWRFSAHSYFFPDPLRGDFNVAGINFQWGEEGIFGMSLSPIRSDGYRTLYFSPLASHRQFAVSTRILRDETRTEDSYHDFVALDERGPNSHTTSRVMSDDGIELFNLIDQNAVGCWHSSMPYSPQFHGIVDRDDVGLVFPADVKIDENKNVWVLSDRMPVFLLSDLDYSDTNFRIYTAPLATLIENTVCDLRNNAYGPPNTVSIPKQAVLPMGPPLYTKQYRPVLPQKPQTSWASSPPPPSRTYLPANSGNVVSSISVSTNSVGPAGVEVPKAYIFNQHNGINYETSGPHLFPTHQPAQPGGQDGGLKTYVNARQSGWWHHQHQG comes from the exons CTGTTCCAGGACAAAGGGTGGATCCTTGTGACCCTGATCACCTTGGTGACGCCGTCTTGGGCTGCTTACAAACTTCAGGAGCGATATAGTTGGAGCCAGCTGGACTTTGCTTTCCCGAATACCCGACTAAAGGACCAAGCTCTGGCTAGTGGAGATTATATTCCGCAAAATGCTCTACCTGTTGGAGTCGAACACTTTGGCAATCGGTTATTCGTCACTGTTCCCCGCTGGCGTGATG ggATTCCGGCCACTCTGACCTATATAAACATGGACCGCAGTTTGACGGGTTCACCGGAGCTAATTCCGTATCCAGATTGGCGCTCAAATACAGCTGGAGATTGCGCCAACAGTATTACCACTGCCTACCGCATTAAAGTGGATGAGTGTGGTCGGCTGTGGGTTTTGGACACTGGAACCGTGGGCATCGGCAATACCACCACTAATCCGTGCCCCTATGCGGTAAATGTCTTTGACTTGACCACGGATACGCGAATTCGGAGATACGAGCTACCTGGCGTGGACACAAATCCAAATACTTTCATAGCTAACATTGCCGTGGATATAGGCAAAAATTGCGATGATGCATATGCCTATTTTGCCGATGAATTGGGATACGGCTTGATTGCTTACTCCTGGGAACTGAACAAGTCCTGGAGATTCTCGGCACATTCGTATTTTTTCCCCGATCCATTGAGGGGCGATTTCAATGTCGCTGGTATTAACTTCCAATGGGGCGAGGAGGGTATATTTGGTATGTCCCTTTCGCCCATTCGATCGGATGGTTATCGTACCCTGTACTTTAGTCCGTTAGCAAGTCATCGACAATTTGCCGTATCCACGAGGATTTTGAGGGATGAAACCAGGACGGAAGATAGCTATCATGACTTTGTTGCCTTAGATGAACGGGGTCCAAACTCCCATACCACTTCACGTGTGATGAGCGATGATGGAATTGAGCTGTTCAATTTAATAGATCAAAATGCAGTGGGTTGCTGGCACTCATCAATGCCGTACTCACCGCAATTTCATGGCATTGTGGATCGCGATGACGTTGGCTTAGTTTTTCCGGCCGATGTGAAAATTGATGAGAACAAAAACGTTTGGGTTCTATCCGATAGGATGCCCGTTTTCTTGCTGTCTGACTTGGATTATTCAGATACTAATTTCCGAATTTACACGGCTCCCTTGGCCACTTTAATTGAGAATACTGTGTGTGATTTGAGGAATAACGCCTATGGGCCGCCAAATACCGTTTCAATACCAAAACAAGCCGTTTTGCCAATGGGTCCACCGTTATATACGAAACAATATCGTCCTGTCTTGCCACAGAAACCTCAGACCAGCTGGGCTTCCTCGCCGCCTCCTCCAAGTCGCACTTATTTGCCCGCCAATTCAGGCAATGTAGTCTCCAGTATTAGTGTCTCTACAAATTCTGTGGGTCCTGCAGGAGTGGAGGTGCCAAAGGCCTATATTTTCAACCAGCACAACGGCATAAATTACGAGACAAGTGGTCCCCATCTATTTCCCACCCATCAACCCGCCCAACCGGGTGGCCAGGATGGTGGGTTAAAAACTTATGTGAATGCCCGCCAATCTGGGTGGTGGCATCATCAGCATCAAGGTTAA
- the ac gene encoding achaete, protein MALGSENHSVFNDDEESSSAFNGPSVIRRNARERNRVKQVNNGFSQLRQHIPAAVIADLSNGRRGIGPGANKKLSKVSTLKMAVEYIRRLQKVLHENDQQKQKQLHLQQQHLHFQQQQQHQHLYAWHQELQLQSPTGSTSSCNSISSYCKPATSTIPGATPPNNFHTKLEASFEDYRNNSCSSGTEDEDILDYISLWQDDL, encoded by the coding sequence ATGGCTTTGGGCAGCGAAAATCACTCTGTTTTCAACGACGACGAGGAGTCATCTTCGGCCTTTAATGGACCCTCTGTTATCCGGAGAAATGCCCGGGAACGCAACCGCGTAAAGCAGGTCAACAATGGCTTCAGCCAACTACGACAACATATCCCTGCGGCCGTAATAGCCGATTTAAGCAATGGTCGCCGGGGAATTGGTCCCGGCGCCAATAAAAAACTGAGCAAAGTTAGCACACTGAAAATGGCAGTAGAGTACATACGGCGCTTGCAGAAAGTTCTTCATGAAAACGACcagcagaaacagaaacagttgcatttgcagcagcaacatttgcactttcagcagcagcaacagcatcaacaCTTATACGCCTGGCACCAagagttgcagttgcaatctCCAACTGGCAGCACAAGTTCCTGCAACAGCATTAGCTCTTATTGCAAGCCAGCAACATCGACGATTCCGGGAGCAACACCTCCTAACAATTTTCATACCAAGTTGGAAGCCAGTTTTGAAGACTACCGTAACAATTCCTGCAGTTCTGGTACTGAAGATGAGGACATCCTCGACTATATATCACTCTGGCAGGACGACCTGTAA